The window CTATGGTAGTAACGACGAAGAAGTTGACCGAGTAGAATCCGAACTCAAATCAATGCTTGATGCCAAGTTGATTTACCTCAAACCAGCCCTCTTTCAACAAGAAGATGGCTTTCGCAGTGTTATCCCAACTAGCACCGATCTGATTGAAGTTCATACCAAATTAAACTCCTCGCCACTATCGAGTCTTTTTCCTTTTGTCTCTTTTGACTTAACTTCCAACAAAGGAATCTTGTACGGTATTAACCGCCACAATTCTTCTTTGGTTTTGTTTGATCGCTTCTCTTTAGAGAACTACAATTCTGTGGTTTTTGCTAAATCTGGTTCTGGTAAATCCTATACCACCAAACTAGAGATCCTCCGTAGTTTGATGTTTGACACTGATGTGATTGTTATCGACCCAGAACGAGAATATGAATTCTTAACCGATGCAGTGGGTGGTAGATACTTTAACATCTCTCTAACGTCTGAACACCACATCAACCCATTTGATTTGCCACTACCTAGGGAGGACGAATCAGCCGCTGATATCCTAAGGTCAAACATTATTACTTTAGTTGGTCTCTTTCGTATTATGCTTGGTGGCTTAACTCCAGAAGAGGATTCCATTATCGACAACGCTATCAGTGAAACCTATGCCTTAAAAGATATTACCCCCGACAGTGATTTCTCTAACAAACCAGCCCCTTTATTGTCAGACCTGGCCTTGGTTTTAGCCGGCATGGAAGGTGGAGAATCTCTAGCCCAACGCCTCCTTAAATATACTCAAGGTTCTTGGGCTGGCTTTATTAACAAACCAACTAATGTCGATATTAATAAAAAATTCGTCGTTTTCTCCGTCCGCGACATGGAAGATGAGTTGAAACCCGTGGCAATGTATATTGTTATCCACCATATCTGGACAGCTGTTAGACGAAACCTTAAAAAGAGACTCCTGGTGGTTGATGAGGCTTGGTGGATGATGAAGTCGGAAGACACCGCTTCTTTCTTGTTTTCACTAGTTAAACGAGGACGTAAATATTTCTTAGGCACCGCCACTATCACTCAGGACGTAGGGGACTTTATGCGTTCACCTTACGGCTTACCAATCATTACCAACTCTTCAATTCAAATCCTTCTCAAGCAATCTCCCGCCTCAATTGATTTAGTACAAAAAACTTTTAACCTAACCGATGAGGAAAAATTCCTACTCCTAGAATCAAACGTGGGGGAGGGTATTTTCTTTGCCGGTCTTAAAAGAGTAGCAATTAAAATTATTGCTTCTTATACTGAAGATCAAATTATAACGTCCGACCCATCACAACTTCTAGCCATTAAACGAGCCAAGCAAGAATTAGCCCAGGAAGCAGAAACTGACTCTCAAGCACGTTATGGACAAGGAGCAAACCAATAAAATAAGCATAGTAACAAGCTCGGCAATGCTTCTTGTCGCATCCTTTTTTGACTTAATTAGCTTAATACCATTTGTTAATATCATTTCCAGCGTTATCGCCTGGATGATTTTCACTGTCTGGTTTTATTTCTTGGGCGCTGGATTACTTAACACTAAAAAACTAGCTACAGTTAGTCTTAGTTTTTTAGCTGAATTAATTCCTTTTGTTAGTATGTTACCTCTGATAACTACCGGTGTTTTTATTTTAATTTTCATGCAAAACAATCCAGTCCTAGGGAAATTAGCCCATAAAGGTCTCGATATAAAAAAACAGTCTCTAAATAAAAAGATTCAGGGTTTTGAATCAAATAAAAGTCAGCTACTGCCGTCAGATACTAAAAAAATAGAAGGGGGCAAACAAATCACTAATTCAAATAAACAAAGTCTGGAAACTAAAACCGAGACAACACCCTCACCGACAACCACTACAGACAAACGCTTAGAAAATCAAATACCCCAAAGAAGATTTATTAGAGACATTGACCCACCTGCCCCTTATGGTGAAGAAGACCAAGATGAGTTCAATATCGCCGCTTAGTGGTCCACACCTTTCTAGACTGATAAATTCACAAATATGATAAAATAAGTCAAAGTGACAGTCTTAGAAAAAGCCTTATACCTAATAAAAAAAATATTCCTGCTAACCGCAGTTGTTTTCTGTGTCTTGCCACACTTAACCCAAGCTGTTACAGAGTCAACCCTAGGTGGAACTTTGATCTCTACCATCAATCCCAAACACCCTAGACCAGGAGAGGTGGTCAATATTAAACTTAGTAGTTATGGTTATAGTTTAGAGAATAGTAAAATATCTTGGTTTGTAAACCAAAAACTTCAATTAGAAGGGGCGGCCAAAAAAGAACACGTAGTTACAATGGGTCCAAATGGTAGCCAGACTAGTGTTACTATCCTGGTCGAAAACTCAGCTGGTAAACAAATTGTTAAAAATTTAACTTTTAACCCGGCTGATGTAGACCTTATTTGGGAAGCAGATACCTACATCCCAGACGACTATCAGGGAGCCGCCCTACCCAGTCTTGGCAGTAGGGTGACGGTAACAGCTATACCAAATTTAAAAGAAACCGGTTTTAATATTCCAGCTAACGAGTTAATTTTTACTTGGACCAAAGACTACAAAACCATACCAAACCAGTCGGGTAGAGGTAAGGACTCATTTAGTTTTGACCTAAATCAACCAAGTGCCCAGATTGATGTTTTGGTTCAGTCACCTAATTTTAAAATAGAAGCTTACAACCGAGCAATTATCACCGCTTATGAGCCAGAATTAGTTCTCTATCCAGTCAAACCACTTCTAGGTCGTATTTTAGAGGCTTTCAATTCTTCTTTCTCTATTAGCCCTGATATGTCAGGACTTCAAATAGAACCTTATTTTGTATCCAAAAATTTAATCCGACAAGGCTTAGTAAACTACGAATGGTCATCTGGTGGTGAAATTATCACTTCTTCGAATAAAAACTCCGTTAGTTTAACTCAATTATCTGACCAAGAAAAAAGCAATCTGTCTGTGCGGTTGACTTCAAAATTAGACAACTCTGAGCTATCAAAGAAAAACTGGTCTGTTGTTCTAAACAAACAAAACCCCTTTTTCGGTAAATAAAAATGAAATCTAAATTGATTAAGTTGAACATTGCGACTATTTCAACCCTCTTAACCTTTCCGGTCGCAGTTTTAGCCCAACAACAACCATACAAATTCCTAGAAGTTGGCCTTTTTGGTACTGGTAGTGAAATTAACCTGGCCAATCCAAATGATTTTGAGACTTTTATTAGGAGTGCC is drawn from Candidatus Vogelbacteria bacterium and contains these coding sequences:
- a CDS encoding DUF87 domain-containing protein; the protein is MWPFSKKTEETTLTPVLPKDVYETGILQLRDIIAPSALKVTPKSLNLGDKIARTLFVISYPRFLNEEWFSPIIDLDKVFDVSIFIHPLDSAEALRTLQKKLAEVQSQIRIKEDKGFVRDPVLDTAYQDIESLRDQLQQAQEKIFDVGLYITIYGSNDEEVDRVESELKSMLDAKLIYLKPALFQQEDGFRSVIPTSTDLIEVHTKLNSSPLSSLFPFVSFDLTSNKGILYGINRHNSSLVLFDRFSLENYNSVVFAKSGSGKSYTTKLEILRSLMFDTDVIVIDPEREYEFLTDAVGGRYFNISLTSEHHINPFDLPLPREDESAADILRSNIITLVGLFRIMLGGLTPEEDSIIDNAISETYALKDITPDSDFSNKPAPLLSDLALVLAGMEGGESLAQRLLKYTQGSWAGFINKPTNVDINKKFVVFSVRDMEDELKPVAMYIVIHHIWTAVRRNLKKRLLVVDEAWWMMKSEDTASFLFSLVKRGRKYFLGTATITQDVGDFMRSPYGLPIITNSSIQILLKQSPASIDLVQKTFNLTDEEKFLLLESNVGEGIFFAGLKRVAIKIIASYTEDQIITSDPSQLLAIKRAKQELAQEAETDSQARYGQGANQ